One Alkalispirochaeta americana DNA segment encodes these proteins:
- a CDS encoding DbpA RNA binding domain-containing protein: MPSVNVAEAHTLPWIGGRAAVLTAPEGESEQVLPALLPRRTRWSLRDKFVLVLSRDEEWLRKARTLIETPAGNPQGRPGEVSRSSPEISFATPGMIIDGVRRQEVDLSGITHLVAHVPPDEEISFSADVGFIISRIRRRPRTVLIAEKPLAEEARRRLPYHRWNALDLHRLHRPPKGSAPMARYKNIRNPEELQQTVKAIIQDIHDEADPLEMNDYRRFIKKNVSIFNRAYFTAWLLKQLTESGRGGYQPRTRPAQPRRTKGAEKASAKFVESQDGGDPIEGDTQTLFVSIGKNRRVFPKDFIALLTEIDGITGEQIGQIKILDSYSFVEVNTDVADRVISQCNGLEYRGRKLTVNYARSKK; this comes from the coding sequence ATGCCATCGGTGAACGTTGCAGAGGCGCATACATTACCATGGATCGGCGGTCGTGCCGCAGTACTCACCGCTCCCGAGGGTGAGTCAGAGCAGGTACTCCCGGCGCTCCTGCCCCGAAGGACTCGCTGGAGTCTTCGGGACAAGTTCGTTCTTGTTCTCTCCCGAGATGAGGAGTGGCTGAGGAAGGCCCGGACCCTGATCGAGACACCCGCTGGAAATCCCCAAGGGAGACCCGGCGAGGTTTCCCGGTCATCACCGGAGATTTCCTTTGCCACACCCGGGATGATCATTGACGGAGTCCGCCGCCAGGAGGTCGATCTTTCCGGGATCACCCACCTTGTAGCGCATGTGCCTCCCGACGAAGAGATATCGTTTTCTGCCGATGTGGGGTTTATCATCTCCCGCATTCGCCGCCGCCCCCGGACGGTCCTGATCGCCGAAAAACCCCTGGCGGAAGAGGCCCGCCGTCGGCTGCCGTACCACCGGTGGAACGCTCTCGATCTTCACCGATTACATCGACCCCCGAAAGGAAGTGCCCCTATGGCGAGATACAAAAACATCAGAAACCCCGAAGAACTTCAGCAGACGGTCAAGGCGATCATCCAGGACATCCATGACGAGGCTGACCCCCTCGAGATGAACGATTACCGCCGGTTTATCAAGAAAAACGTCTCCATTTTCAACCGGGCCTATTTCACGGCATGGCTCCTGAAGCAGCTCACCGAATCAGGCCGCGGAGGCTATCAGCCCCGGACACGCCCCGCCCAACCGAGACGGACCAAAGGGGCCGAGAAGGCCAGCGCCAAGTTCGTCGAGAGCCAGGATGGAGGCGACCCCATCGAGGGAGACACCCAAACCCTCTTTGTGAGCATCGGCAAAAACCGCAGGGTCTTCCCCAAGGACTTTATCGCTCTCCTCACGGAAATCGACGGCATAACAGGCGAGCAAATCGGCCAGATAAAGATCCTCGACAGCTACTCCTTTGTAGAGGTCAATACCGATGTTGCCGATCGTGTAATCTCCCAGTGTAACGGCCTGGAGTACCGGGGCCGAAAACTAACGGTCAACTACGCCCGAAGCAAGAAATGA
- a CDS encoding OmpA family protein: MMVSRFSRVVWVILVLGWTGSAVLAAEEARLFRYAHRPGEQYRIVGVNRQEIFLNGESLGTTEILTRLRVRLEEDWRVHGHYQISEETDLGTSIFAMDREEEVSFIQHPLGPQEVPASSFIPQVRDVPSFPEGAVLPGETWEMPGQEVYDFREGLGVSDPLVLPIRVSYTYQGMREFEGASFPEVLIRYSVFFRPSRETAEARELRLMTGQFSQRLLWDEVAGRPHYYEEDYTHFIQFADGTRVELRGVADGRVLDAPPLERDRLRDDIEQSMRDRNVRDTTVRSDQQGVTISLEDIRFAPDSAEIMDSELEKLEWLAEILKDHPDRDVLITGHTARAGTEEGRQRLSEERAQAVGQFLLGRGVRTREQLLYQGKGARNPISSEDTPQGRRRNRRVEITILEN; the protein is encoded by the coding sequence ATGATGGTCTCTCGATTTTCCCGGGTTGTCTGGGTGATTCTGGTCCTTGGATGGACAGGATCGGCGGTTCTGGCCGCTGAGGAAGCGCGCCTGTTTCGCTACGCCCACCGGCCAGGCGAGCAGTATCGCATTGTGGGTGTAAATCGCCAGGAGATTTTTCTGAACGGTGAATCTCTCGGCACGACAGAAATTCTCACTCGCCTCCGGGTTCGTCTGGAGGAGGATTGGCGGGTCCACGGACACTACCAGATCTCCGAGGAGACCGACCTGGGAACCTCCATCTTTGCCATGGACCGGGAAGAGGAGGTCTCCTTTATCCAGCATCCCCTGGGACCGCAGGAGGTGCCTGCTTCCTCCTTCATCCCCCAGGTGCGGGATGTTCCTTCCTTTCCCGAGGGAGCGGTTCTGCCGGGCGAGACCTGGGAGATGCCCGGACAGGAGGTCTACGATTTTCGGGAGGGCCTGGGGGTTTCGGATCCCCTGGTTTTGCCCATTCGCGTTTCCTATACCTACCAGGGCATGCGGGAGTTCGAGGGCGCCTCTTTTCCCGAGGTGCTTATTCGGTACAGCGTTTTTTTTCGACCCTCCCGGGAGACCGCCGAGGCCCGGGAACTTCGCCTCATGACGGGCCAGTTTAGCCAGCGGCTCCTCTGGGATGAGGTGGCGGGACGACCCCATTATTACGAAGAGGATTACACCCATTTTATTCAGTTTGCAGACGGGACCAGAGTGGAGCTGCGGGGAGTTGCCGATGGGCGGGTCCTGGACGCGCCCCCTCTGGAACGGGACCGTCTTCGTGACGATATCGAGCAATCGATGCGCGATCGAAACGTGAGGGACACCACGGTTCGCTCCGATCAGCAGGGGGTGACGATCTCCCTGGAGGACATCCGGTTTGCTCCCGACTCGGCAGAGATTATGGATTCGGAGTTGGAAAAACTTGAATGGTTGGCGGAGATCCTCAAGGACCACCCCGATCGGGATGTGCTTATCACGGGCCATACCGCCCGTGCCGGTACCGAAGAGGGGCGTCAGCGATTGAGCGAAGAGCGTGCCCAGGCGGTGGGGCAGTTTCTCCTGGGCCGGGGGGTTCGAACCCGGGAACAACTGTTGTACCAGGGCAAGGGCGCCCGGAATCCGATATCCTCCGAGGATACTCCCCAGGGGCGGCGCCGAAACCGCCGCGTGGAGATCACGATTCTGGAGAATTAG
- a CDS encoding S8 family peptidase → MRLNPDRPAQALLPWIFLVLLLPGIGGCRDLPFSAGDQFSGTPVSVEPDEVRYKQGELWHLDRINAPRAWRLVAEREALGRVSPVVLAVVDSALDQDHEDLHAVISEEGAVFLGDDPSADPHDHGTHVAGLAGALGGNEKGVVGAAFNGYRRVLVPLLPVTVLSETGEGSLSDLVEGIYYAAGGRPGASGARPARPAGVINLSLGIASLWGTSREALHGAIRFAAEKDVVLVAAAGNNPAGGLSRVDYPARFPEVVAVGALDRDDNRASFSHYGEDLELVAPGENLVSTVPGEGTPENLYKAMSGTSMAAPLVSAVAALMRAVNPRLSAEQIRQILQETARDLGSPGRNDQFGFGLVDAGAAVVQAAGEGSPSLRLSTRSVAGTDPGFSPAPEDLLWNEEGVPRVVVVPVREILQDSQELDRLGRELSQQRGISFVSRGVLLRAEVSSGERGSTLLEELNAHPLVQIAFQDEIIHFSR, encoded by the coding sequence GTGAGACTGAATCCTGATCGCCCCGCCCAGGCTCTGCTTCCATGGATCTTCCTCGTGTTGCTTCTTCCCGGGATCGGCGGGTGCCGGGACCTCCCTTTTTCTGCGGGTGATCAGTTTTCGGGAACGCCTGTTTCGGTGGAGCCCGATGAAGTTCGGTATAAGCAGGGGGAGCTCTGGCACCTGGACCGGATCAACGCTCCCCGGGCGTGGCGGCTGGTGGCAGAGCGGGAGGCGCTCGGTCGGGTTTCTCCGGTGGTCCTGGCCGTGGTGGACAGCGCCCTCGATCAGGACCACGAGGATCTCCATGCTGTTATCAGCGAGGAGGGTGCGGTCTTCCTCGGGGATGATCCATCTGCTGATCCTCATGATCACGGCACCCACGTGGCCGGCCTTGCCGGTGCCCTGGGGGGCAACGAGAAAGGGGTAGTGGGGGCCGCCTTTAACGGGTACCGTCGGGTCCTGGTGCCCCTTTTGCCCGTGACGGTTCTCTCCGAAACGGGCGAGGGCTCCCTGAGCGATTTGGTGGAGGGGATCTATTACGCCGCCGGCGGCCGCCCGGGGGCTTCTGGGGCCAGGCCGGCCCGCCCGGCGGGGGTGATCAACCTGAGCTTGGGCATAGCCTCTCTTTGGGGAACGTCCCGGGAAGCTCTCCACGGGGCGATCCGTTTTGCCGCTGAGAAGGATGTGGTTCTTGTGGCTGCTGCGGGAAACAACCCGGCGGGCGGCCTGTCCCGGGTTGATTATCCGGCCCGGTTTCCCGAGGTGGTCGCCGTGGGAGCTCTTGACCGGGACGATAACCGGGCCAGTTTTTCCCATTACGGTGAAGACCTGGAGCTGGTGGCTCCGGGGGAAAACCTTGTCAGTACCGTTCCTGGTGAGGGAACGCCGGAAAATCTCTACAAAGCCATGTCTGGTACTTCCATGGCCGCTCCTCTGGTGAGCGCCGTGGCAGCCCTGATGCGTGCGGTGAATCCCCGCCTTTCGGCGGAGCAAATCCGGCAGATCCTCCAGGAAACGGCCCGGGATCTGGGAAGTCCCGGCCGGAACGACCAGTTCGGTTTCGGCCTGGTCGATGCCGGTGCAGCCGTTGTTCAGGCAGCCGGGGAGGGGAGTCCCTCGCTTCGTTTGAGCACCCGTAGCGTTGCCGGGACCGACCCCGGGTTCTCTCCTGCTCCGGAGGATCTTCTCTGGAACGAGGAGGGGGTTCCCCGGGTTGTGGTGGTCCCTGTCCGGGAGATCCTTCAGGATTCGCAGGAGCTGGACCGGCTGGGGCGCGAGCTCTCGCAGCAACGGGGGATATCCTTTGTGTCCCGGGGGGTTCTCCTGCGGGCAGAGGTTTCTTCCGGGGAACGGGGCTCGACCCTCCTGGAGGAGCTGAACGCTCATCCTCTGGTGCAGATAGCCTTTCAGGACGAGATCATCCACTTTTCCCGGTGA
- a CDS encoding amylosucrase, whose protein sequence is MRRPFPRRAEADFSRFLEKNPQIEEDREFSLRLASHYADLYRLVSRLYGASGGIRELVESFCLLLWQKRQDRDSRLRQIDRERVSRADWYRQGDLAGIQLYVDRFARTIPGVTEELDYFQDLGVNMLHLMPLLKTPRDHNDGGYAVSDYGGVQEDLGTMEDLRKLSCELHQRGMVLALDYVLNHTSDEHPWAQAARAGEGCYQGYYFTYLDREIPDRFDETMAEVFPETAPGNFTWIPEMNRWVMTVFHRYQWDLNYANPRVTREMVGILLDLANQGVDILRLDAVPYLWKRLGTSCQNLPEAHLLLRLLNVCARIAAPGLVFIAEAIVQPREIARYFGEEEWAGRECELAYNASLMVLLWDAVATGRSALLQRGLRELPHPPGDTAWLNYVRCHDDIGLGYDDHHLRDQGWDPRAHRDFMVRYFTGEFPGSPARGLRFMYNPRNGDARISGTTASLAGIEAALELDDPALLEEALALQVALHGVIFSLGGVPIVYAGDELGLCNDYSFADEPHLAGDNRWVHRPWIHREDRVGRLREGTVAHRIFHELQRLLAVRRSTAALRSASVPEVIRQGNPHVLSYVRTGSGGETVLVLMNCSRAVQQVGEETLLPAGLGPGAVDIAHRGRVFGVPLRLEPYDFCWLTRSSAGYSG, encoded by the coding sequence ATGAGAAGACCCTTTCCGCGGAGGGCCGAGGCCGATTTCTCCCGGTTCCTCGAGAAAAATCCGCAGATTGAGGAGGATCGGGAGTTTTCCCTGCGCCTGGCCTCGCACTACGCCGACCTGTATCGCCTTGTCTCGCGTCTTTATGGTGCTTCCGGTGGTATCCGGGAGCTTGTGGAATCGTTCTGCCTGCTCCTGTGGCAGAAGCGGCAGGACCGGGATTCCCGGCTTCGCCAGATTGATCGGGAGCGGGTTTCCCGGGCGGACTGGTACCGTCAGGGTGATCTGGCAGGGATTCAACTCTACGTGGACCGCTTTGCCCGGACCATACCGGGAGTTACGGAAGAACTCGATTATTTCCAGGATCTGGGAGTGAACATGCTTCACCTCATGCCCCTTCTGAAAACACCCCGGGATCATAACGATGGCGGCTATGCCGTCTCCGATTATGGTGGCGTCCAGGAGGACCTGGGCACCATGGAGGACCTGCGAAAGCTCTCCTGCGAGCTTCATCAGCGGGGTATGGTTCTCGCCCTGGATTACGTTCTGAACCACACCAGCGACGAACACCCCTGGGCGCAGGCGGCCCGGGCCGGTGAGGGGTGCTATCAGGGGTATTATTTCACCTACCTCGATCGGGAGATCCCCGATCGCTTTGACGAGACCATGGCCGAGGTCTTCCCCGAGACCGCTCCGGGAAACTTCACCTGGATCCCCGAGATGAACCGCTGGGTCATGACCGTTTTTCACCGGTACCAGTGGGATCTGAACTATGCCAACCCCCGGGTGACCCGGGAGATGGTGGGGATTCTCCTTGATCTGGCGAACCAGGGGGTGGATATCCTGCGTCTCGATGCGGTGCCGTATCTCTGGAAGCGCCTGGGCACCTCCTGCCAGAACCTGCCCGAGGCACACCTGTTGCTGAGACTCCTGAACGTTTGCGCCCGCATCGCGGCTCCCGGCCTGGTCTTTATCGCCGAGGCGATCGTCCAGCCCCGGGAGATCGCCCGGTACTTTGGCGAGGAGGAGTGGGCTGGCCGGGAGTGCGAGCTGGCCTATAACGCCTCACTCATGGTGCTTTTGTGGGATGCCGTCGCAACGGGTCGGAGCGCGCTGCTTCAGCGGGGGCTCCGGGAGCTCCCTCACCCGCCCGGGGATACGGCCTGGCTGAATTACGTGCGCTGCCACGACGACATCGGCCTGGGCTACGACGACCACCATCTGCGGGACCAGGGCTGGGACCCCCGGGCTCACCGGGATTTCATGGTTCGCTACTTCACCGGCGAGTTTCCCGGCTCTCCCGCCAGGGGGTTGCGGTTCATGTATAATCCCCGCAACGGCGATGCCCGGATCAGTGGTACCACGGCGAGTCTTGCAGGAATCGAGGCCGCTCTGGAGTTGGATGATCCGGCGTTGCTTGAAGAAGCCCTGGCCCTTCAGGTGGCGCTTCACGGGGTAATCTTTTCCCTGGGGGGGGTGCCCATCGTCTACGCCGGTGATGAGCTGGGCCTCTGTAACGACTATTCCTTTGCTGACGAGCCCCATCTGGCGGGGGATAACCGCTGGGTTCATCGCCCCTGGATACACCGGGAGGATCGGGTCGGGCGGCTTCGAGAGGGAACGGTGGCGCACAGGATTTTTCATGAACTGCAGCGTCTGCTGGCGGTGAGGCGCTCCACGGCGGCGTTGCGAAGCGCCTCGGTGCCCGAGGTGATCCGCCAGGGGAATCCCCATGTTCTTTCGTATGTCCGGACCGGCTCTGGAGGAGAGACCGTGCTGGTCCTGATGAACTGTTCCAGGGCCGTCCAGCAGGTAGGCGAGGAAACGCTTCTGCCGGCAGGTCTTGGCCCGGGGGCTGTGGATATTGCCCACCGGGGACGGGTTTTCGGTGTGCCCCTTCGCCTGGAACCCTATGATTTCTGCTGGCTTACGAGGTCCAGCGCCGGGTATAGCGGCTGA
- a CDS encoding deoxyribodipyrimidine photo-lyase yields MNQEDRISFLSPPRGAAPLPPGPVRYWMQAAIRTRYNHALEYAIHLANHRKVSLEVFFVLTWNYPQASRRHYQFLLEGLADVQANLSSRGIPFVLHQGDPPGVALRLAGESSSIVTDRGYTRIQRGWRDELARQAPCPVIQVDTNVVVPVETASVKEEYSAATFRPRITRQRDTFLQPLSPVPYWNSRGPLAPAAALPPADSVPGEPLEEALPGGEDAAARELTRFLEERLSRYSELRNVPDRDWTSRMSAYLHFGQISPLEIALRAVDYHEAVLEPGDASGVETLLEELIVRRELAINYTFYNPHYDSYQGLPQWARTTLEEHRDDRRPWTYSYRQLEAGETHDPYWNAAQHQMLRSGRIHGYMRMYWGKKILEWSPDPEEAFSRAITLNDTYQLDGRDPNGYAGVAWCFGKHDRPWKERPVFGKVRYMNDRGLERKFKEISRYTRRWTS; encoded by the coding sequence ATGAATCAGGAAGACCGAATCTCCTTTCTTTCGCCGCCCCGAGGGGCTGCCCCCCTCCCTCCAGGACCTGTGCGATACTGGATGCAGGCAGCAATCCGCACCCGATACAACCACGCCCTGGAATACGCAATACACCTGGCAAACCACCGAAAAGTTTCCCTGGAGGTGTTTTTCGTCCTTACCTGGAACTATCCCCAGGCCTCCCGGCGGCATTACCAGTTTCTTCTGGAGGGGCTTGCCGATGTACAAGCAAACCTTTCCAGCCGGGGAATCCCCTTTGTTCTGCACCAGGGGGACCCTCCCGGAGTGGCCCTGCGCCTGGCCGGAGAGAGTTCTTCCATCGTTACCGACCGGGGATACACCCGGATACAGCGCGGCTGGCGGGACGAACTGGCCCGGCAGGCCCCCTGCCCGGTTATTCAGGTTGACACCAACGTGGTTGTCCCGGTGGAGACAGCCAGCGTGAAAGAGGAGTACAGCGCCGCCACCTTCCGGCCGCGCATAACGCGGCAGAGAGACACCTTTCTTCAACCACTCTCTCCGGTTCCTTACTGGAACAGCCGGGGACCTCTGGCTCCTGCCGCAGCGCTACCCCCGGCAGATTCCGTTCCCGGCGAGCCCCTGGAAGAGGCGCTCCCCGGCGGCGAGGACGCAGCAGCCCGGGAACTTACCCGTTTCCTGGAAGAACGCCTTTCCCGCTACAGCGAACTCAGGAACGTTCCCGACCGGGACTGGACCTCCCGCATGAGCGCGTACCTTCACTTTGGCCAGATATCTCCCCTGGAGATCGCCTTGAGAGCGGTTGATTATCACGAAGCGGTCCTGGAACCGGGAGACGCCTCGGGAGTAGAGACCCTTCTGGAAGAACTTATTGTCCGCCGGGAGCTGGCGATAAACTACACCTTCTATAACCCCCACTACGACTCCTACCAGGGCCTTCCCCAATGGGCCCGCACCACCCTGGAAGAACACCGTGACGATCGGCGTCCCTGGACCTACTCGTACCGCCAGCTGGAAGCAGGCGAGACCCACGACCCCTACTGGAACGCGGCACAGCACCAGATGCTCCGTTCCGGCAGGATCCATGGGTATATGCGAATGTATTGGGGTAAAAAAATTCTCGAGTGGTCCCCCGATCCCGAAGAAGCCTTCTCCCGGGCAATTACCCTGAATGATACCTACCAGCTCGATGGCCGGGATCCCAACGGCTACGCCGGTGTGGCCTGGTGCTTCGGAAAACACGACCGCCCCTGGAAGGAGCGGCCCGTCTTCGGCAAAGTTCGTTACATGAACGACCGCGGTCTGGAGCGAAAGTTCAAGGAGATCAGCCGCTATACCCGGCGCTGGACCTCGTAA
- a CDS encoding sigma-54-dependent transcriptional regulator, with amino-acid sequence MKSTSPAILLVDDDPVALQIIQRILQANGFGNVELCSESLEALEMVKTRSVAVMLLDLFMPKRSGFEVLQQMVQDFPDIPVIVLTSDDTIDAAVRCMKIGAFDFMTKPVDRHRLASAVNHALRVRELEKRLTLFGEEPPEEVAGPREPGVFSGIITRSPRMQAIFQYIEAIAPSPKAVLITGESGTGKELLARAIHQAGDREGPFVAVNVAGLDDVLFSDTLFGHLRGAFTGADRSRGGLVERAQGGTLFLDEIGDLEPLSQVKLLRLIQEGEYYPLGSDEPRQASIRIVAATNADLLERQHQGTFRKDLYYRLVSHRIRVPALRERREDIPLLVDHFVAEAAAELGEPAPAVSDDALRLLARAGYPGNIRELQAIVADAVSRARGGELPLSVIREYFRTTQGESVRGDFGEDQGVREGAGVSPGGGRSLAAGEVSPEGFQGERLSWSGSFPMLAEAERFLITEALRRCDNNQTAAAQLLGVSQSTLSRWLRKNAPGQNA; translated from the coding sequence ATGAAAAGTACCAGTCCAGCCATTTTGCTTGTCGATGATGATCCCGTGGCGCTGCAGATTATTCAAAGAATTCTCCAGGCCAACGGCTTTGGAAATGTGGAGCTCTGCAGCGAATCGCTGGAGGCTCTGGAGATGGTGAAGACCCGTTCCGTGGCAGTGATGCTTCTGGACCTGTTTATGCCGAAACGGTCGGGTTTCGAGGTGCTTCAACAGATGGTTCAGGACTTCCCCGATATACCGGTGATCGTTCTTACCTCGGATGACACCATCGATGCGGCGGTGCGGTGCATGAAGATTGGAGCCTTCGATTTCATGACAAAGCCGGTGGACCGTCATCGCCTTGCCAGCGCGGTGAATCACGCTCTGCGGGTTCGGGAGCTGGAGAAGCGGCTGACCCTCTTTGGCGAGGAGCCCCCTGAAGAGGTCGCCGGCCCCCGGGAACCGGGAGTATTTTCCGGGATCATCACGCGCTCGCCCCGGATGCAGGCGATCTTTCAGTATATTGAGGCAATCGCTCCCAGCCCCAAGGCGGTGCTTATCACCGGCGAGAGCGGAACGGGAAAAGAACTACTGGCCCGAGCGATCCACCAGGCGGGGGATCGGGAGGGGCCTTTTGTGGCGGTGAACGTGGCCGGTCTGGACGATGTTCTTTTCTCGGATACCCTCTTCGGGCATCTCCGGGGGGCCTTTACAGGTGCAGATCGCTCCCGGGGCGGTTTGGTCGAACGGGCCCAGGGGGGGACGCTCTTTCTTGACGAGATCGGTGATCTGGAGCCCCTGAGCCAGGTAAAGCTCCTGCGCCTGATCCAGGAGGGTGAGTACTATCCGCTGGGATCAGACGAGCCCCGCCAGGCCTCAATCAGGATTGTGGCAGCCACCAACGCCGATCTTCTGGAACGGCAACATCAGGGAACGTTTCGCAAAGACCTCTATTATCGCTTGGTGTCCCATCGCATACGGGTTCCGGCACTGCGGGAACGACGTGAGGACATACCCTTGCTGGTGGATCATTTTGTGGCCGAAGCAGCAGCCGAGCTGGGAGAGCCTGCTCCCGCTGTCTCTGACGATGCCCTGCGGTTGCTCGCCCGGGCTGGCTATCCCGGGAATATCCGGGAGCTTCAGGCGATCGTGGCCGATGCCGTGAGTCGTGCCCGGGGTGGGGAATTGCCTCTTTCGGTGATCCGGGAATACTTTCGAACGACTCAGGGGGAATCTGTCCGGGGAGATTTCGGGGAGGATCAGGGAGTTCGCGAGGGGGCCGGGGTCTCCCCCGGGGGCGGTCGATCCCTCGCGGCCGGTGAAGTTTCTCCCGAGGGGTTTCAGGGGGAGCGCCTCTCCTGGAGTGGCTCTTTCCCGATGCTTGCAGAGGCCGAGCGTTTCCTGATTACCGAGGCGCTTCGACGCTGCGACAATAACCAGACTGCTGCTGCCCAGCTTCTGGGTGTCTCTCAGTCCACTTTGAGCCGGTGGTTGCGGAAAAATGCCCCCGGTCAGAATGCATAG
- a CDS encoding response regulator, with the protein MNEKPLEGLRPDGTPYRVLVVDDSIFVAKQLTQILTSAGFEIAATAENGEEAVEKYKELYPAVDLVTMDITMPKLDGVSALQKIIDFDKAARVIMISALGKNDLVKNSLMIGAKNYIVKPLDRKKVLERIVLALG; encoded by the coding sequence ATGAATGAAAAGCCGCTTGAGGGGTTGCGCCCTGATGGTACGCCGTACCGTGTCCTGGTCGTCGATGACTCGATCTTTGTAGCGAAGCAGCTCACCCAGATTCTCACGTCGGCGGGTTTCGAGATCGCCGCCACGGCAGAGAACGGCGAAGAGGCGGTGGAAAAGTACAAGGAACTGTACCCCGCCGTCGATCTGGTCACGATGGACATAACCATGCCCAAGCTGGACGGCGTGTCGGCGCTCCAAAAAATTATCGACTTCGACAAAGCCGCCAGGGTCATCATGATCAGCGCTCTGGGTAAAAATGACCTCGTCAAAAACTCGCTCATGATTGGCGCAAAAAATTATATCGTGAAGCCTCTGGATCGAAAGAAGGTGCTGGAACGGATCGTTCTCGCCCTGGGCTGA
- a CDS encoding ABC transporter permease codes for MGSFRWILSLLFHALAVVFLVATASFFLLQVIPGDPAAVVAGLDADEATLATVRRSMGLDEAVYLRYLRWISGLLRGRLGDSLIQGRPVEELIAQRLPVTLSLAGAALVSSVFMGLAMALVGSASRIGERLVRILEYLAFAFPQFWVALLLIYLFAFRLGWFPLFGAGEPGSLVLPALSLGISNAAVVSRTARASLKDLLRGNHAAAARALGISPRRIFLVHLLPLAMIPLLPVLVIQAGYLLAGAIVVEQVFGLPGVGRLTLTAIVQRDLPVIQGSIVVFGLAFPLLNALGDFLVGLLWPRLRLEGR; via the coding sequence TTGGGTTCTTTCCGCTGGATTCTTTCGCTTCTCTTCCACGCTCTGGCCGTGGTTTTTCTGGTTGCCACAGCCTCCTTCTTTCTTCTCCAGGTCATACCTGGCGATCCCGCGGCGGTGGTGGCGGGCCTTGACGCCGACGAGGCAACCCTCGCGACGGTGCGTCGCTCCATGGGGCTCGACGAGGCGGTCTATCTGCGCTACCTCCGCTGGATTTCCGGACTTCTCCGAGGCCGCCTGGGCGATTCCCTGATCCAGGGCAGGCCTGTGGAGGAACTGATCGCCCAGCGCTTGCCGGTAACGCTCTCTCTTGCGGGAGCAGCGTTGGTGTCCAGCGTTTTTATGGGGCTGGCGATGGCCCTGGTTGGTTCTGCCAGCCGGATCGGAGAGCGCCTGGTGCGTATTCTTGAGTATCTGGCCTTTGCCTTTCCGCAGTTCTGGGTGGCGTTGCTCCTGATTTATCTCTTCGCCTTCCGTCTGGGATGGTTTCCTCTCTTTGGCGCCGGGGAGCCGGGATCGCTGGTGCTGCCTGCTCTCTCTCTGGGGATCTCCAACGCGGCCGTGGTCTCCCGAACGGCCAGAGCCAGCCTGAAGGATCTCCTCCGGGGAAACCACGCTGCGGCTGCCCGGGCTCTGGGGATCTCGCCCCGAAGAATTTTCCTGGTCCACCTTTTGCCTCTTGCAATGATTCCCTTGCTGCCGGTCCTGGTGATTCAGGCCGGGTATCTTCTGGCCGGAGCCATCGTGGTAGAGCAGGTCTTCGGCCTTCCCGGGGTGGGCCGTCTTACCCTGACGGCGATTGTCCAGCGTGATCTGCCGGTCATTCAGGGCAGCATTGTTGTCTTTGGTCTTGCCTTTCCCCTGCTGAATGCCCTGGGTGATTTTCTGGTGGGTCTTCTGTGGCCCCGGTTGCGTCTGGAGGGCCGGTAA
- a CDS encoding oligopeptide/dipeptide ABC transporter ATP-binding protein: MKTAGIQVRNLRVETLQEKNPRLLVGPLDLRILPGEILALVGESGSGKTLTLRALAGVPPRGLGITASPGDLPLSSRCGMVFQDPFSYFNPRWRMFRSIAEVLRVVRKVPREKIAPLVESLLESVGLSREEGELFPFEMSGGMAQRSAIAIALAVDPQVLCADEATSALDPATRDRILHLIAEICRQRCMAAVVVSHDLPGLVGHADRVVVMYRGLAVEEGAAEVVLRESRHRYTDFLVRCHPGIHTRGGKLPEIPPDAFKAEDEVSQHQRGCPFAGRCPGAAELCLQEMPPWQGGSTHRFRCFYPARGTTP; this comes from the coding sequence ATGAAAACGGCGGGAATTCAGGTGAGAAATCTCCGGGTGGAGACCCTTCAGGAAAAAAACCCCCGGCTTCTGGTGGGTCCTCTGGACCTGAGGATACTGCCTGGGGAAATTCTCGCCCTGGTGGGCGAGAGCGGGAGCGGAAAAACCCTGACCCTTCGCGCCCTCGCCGGTGTTCCTCCCCGCGGCCTGGGTATTACCGCATCTCCCGGCGATCTTCCGCTTTCATCGCGGTGCGGAATGGTCTTTCAGGACCCTTTCAGTTACTTCAACCCCCGGTGGCGGATGTTTCGTTCCATTGCCGAGGTTCTTCGGGTGGTGCGCAAGGTTCCCCGGGAGAAGATTGCTCCTTTGGTGGAATCACTCCTGGAAAGTGTAGGGCTTTCCCGGGAAGAGGGTGAGCTTTTCCCCTTCGAAATGTCGGGGGGAATGGCCCAACGCAGCGCTATCGCAATTGCCCTGGCTGTGGATCCTCAGGTGCTGTGCGCTGACGAGGCCACCAGTGCCCTGGATCCGGCGACGAGGGACCGCATCCTCCATCTCATTGCCGAAATATGCCGCCAGCGATGCATGGCTGCCGTGGTCGTTTCTCACGATCTGCCCGGCTTGGTGGGTCACGCCGATCGGGTGGTGGTCATGTACCGGGGGCTCGCCGTGGAAGAGGGGGCTGCCGAGGTCGTTTTGCGCGAGAGCCGCCATCGCTATACCGATTTTCTTGTGCGGTGTCACCCGGGCATCCACACCCGGGGCGGGAAGCTTCCCGAAATTCCGCCCGATGCCTTCAAAGCCGAAGATGAGGTGTCTCAGCACCAACGAGGATGTCCCTTTGCCGGACGATGCCCTGGTGCAGCCGAATTGTGCCTGCAGGAGATGCCTCCCTGGCAGGGCGGATCAACCCACAGGTTTCGCTGTTTTTACCCCGCGAGAGGAACCACGCCATGA